A genomic region of Octopus sinensis linkage group LG2, ASM634580v1, whole genome shotgun sequence contains the following coding sequences:
- the LOC115225681 gene encoding chitin deacetylase 7-like, protein MYLDNKYYHFVTIILAILSYLGDGQQICDSTTCKAPNCHCSGVNIPGGFHPEDIPQIVLLSFDDAVNWDNWDYYLKLFPPDGRRKNPNGCPISMTLFVSHNYTDYCMVRKLHGRGIEIADHSLTHQVPHEWWKNASEEELANEILTQRHNLANLAEIPIEHIRGWRSPFLQPTGDTMFTILWKNNFTYDATLTHPFPRNVYSPVIWPFTLDSPLAIGCNIKPCPQKSYPGFWEVPVVTLMDYREHLPCAYVDFCQNKPRNKDEAFQILWKNFLRNYRTNRAPYYLNLHSPWLDKTDNLDAMDEFLNRLVAMEDVFIINIHQALEWMRSPTSNMNIMDFLPWQCPFFKPNIEDGIYCVMTYKPRTTTTKAMYSNRPNKDSNSDARKNNQTKLNSNINRAYPPGFFEEEQITRHTTKRRPWFLRNSAARNNSFKFVIGWVSLFWILFSR, encoded by the exons ATGTATTTGGATAATAAATATTACCATTTTGTGACCATCATTTTGGCCATACTCAGTTACCTGGGTGATGGTCAACAAATATGTGATTCTACGACTTGTAAAGCACCAAACTGTCACTGCTCCGGGGTGAACATTCCGGGTGGATTCCATCCAGAAGATATTCCTCAAATAGTTTTACTGTCGTTCGACGATGCTGTCAACTGGGACAATTGGGATTACTACCTGAAACTCTTCCCACCCGACGGACGCCGAAAGAACCCAAACGGGTGCCCTATCTCCATGACTTTGTTTGTCTCTCACAACTACACTGATTACTGTATGGTTCGTAAACTACACGGACGAGGCATTGAAATAGCAGACCACAGCCTCACACATCAG GTACCGCATGAATGGTGGAAAAATGCTAGCGAAGAAGAGTTAGCTAATGAAATATTAACTCAACGTCACAACCTTGCAAATCTTGCAGAAATTCCAATTGAACATATTCGAGGTTGGCGAAGTCCATTTCTGCAACCAACAGGCGACACGATGTTTACCATTCTTTGgaagaataattttacttatgatGCCACCCTTACTCATCCTTTTCCCAGGAATGTTTATTCACCAGTAATTTGGCCATTTACACTGGATTCTCCCCTCGCTATTGGTTGCAACATTAAACCGTGTCCACAAAAGTCTTACCCTGGCTTCTGGGAAGTTCCTGTAGTCACCTTAATGGACTACAGAGAGCATTTGCCTTGTGCCTATGTAGATTTCTGCCAAAACAAACCACGAAACAAAGACGAAGCGTTTCAAATATTGTGGAAGAATTTTCTGAGGAACTACCGGACCAACAGAGCTCCGTATTATTTAAATCTTCATTCTCCTTGGTTAGATAAGACTGACAATCTAGATGCAATGGATGAGTTTTTAAATCGTTTAGTAGCTATGGAAGATGTCTTTATCATCAACATTCACCAAGCTCTTGAATGGATGCGTTCGCCTACATCCAATATGAATATAATGGACTTTTTGCCATGGCAATGTCCCTTTTTCAAACCGAATATCGAAGATGGTATTTACTGTGTAATGACTTACAAACCGCGTACTACTACCACTAAAGCGATGTATTCTAATAGACCGAATAAGGACAGCAATTCTGACGCCAGAAAGAATAATCAAACAAAGCTGAACAGTAATATTAATAGAGCGTATCCACCTGGATTTTTTGAAGAAGAACAAATAACGAGACATACCACTAAACGCAGACCTTGGTTTCTGCGTAACTCTGCGGCAAGAAATAATTCGTTTAAATTTGTAATAGGTTGGGTTTCTTTGTTTTGGATACTGTTTTCAAGATAA